A genomic window from Acinetobacter lwoffii includes:
- a CDS encoding DUF1737 domain-containing protein has protein sequence MKVYRYFTGKDDVHFCARVTRALNEGYELYGSPTMTFNGTDVIVGQVVIKDVADESKLPERLKDALEADS, from the coding sequence ATGAAAGTCTATCGATATTTTACCGGTAAGGATGATGTACATTTTTGTGCGCGGGTGACCCGTGCCTTAAATGAAGGTTATGAGTTATATGGTTCACCCACCATGACTTTTAATGGTACGGATGTGATTGTGGGGCAGGTAGTGATTAAAGATGTGGCGGATGAATCGAAACTTCCAGAAAGATTGAAGGATGCTTTAGAAGCTGATTCTTAA